A genomic stretch from Theobroma cacao cultivar B97-61/B2 chromosome 4, Criollo_cocoa_genome_V2, whole genome shotgun sequence includes:
- the LOC18603354 gene encoding small acidic protein 1 — MRPMPMEFMVDPDDQGSAMEVDDVDPLEIFGEGSIPVDNKLADADFFNNFEDDFDDSDIN; from the coding sequence ATGAGGCCAATGCCGATGGAATTCATGGTAGACCCAGACGATCAAGGCTCAGCCATGGAAGTCGACGACGTTGACCCACTCGAGATCTTCGGCGAAGGCTCCATCCCTGTTGACAACAAGCTCGCCGACGCCGATTTCTTCAACAACTTCGAAGACGATTTCGATGACTCCGACatcaactaa